From the genome of Etheostoma spectabile isolate EspeVRDwgs_2016 chromosome 10, UIUC_Espe_1.0, whole genome shotgun sequence, one region includes:
- the LOC116697326 gene encoding LOW QUALITY PROTEIN: protocadherin gamma-A11-like (The sequence of the model RefSeq protein was modified relative to this genomic sequence to represent the inferred CDS: inserted 3 bases in 2 codons; deleted 1 base in 1 codon): MLLHGSGQIRYSIPEEMKKGSVIGNVAQDLGLDLKRLRSGRARIVTGENIHYTELKTDKGILVVNERIDREQLCGDVTPCSFSFEVILENPIELHRVTVEVLDINDHAPVFPNKEKSISFEISESAAVGVQFPLQSAEDLDVGQNALQNYMLSPNDNFILKQHAIPDGGKYCEIVLQRSLDREKHPNLSFSLIAVDGGTPQRSGTVNIDITVLDANDNIPVFNQSVYKASVMENTTTGTSIITVNATDADSGSNGLITYSLSNTKGSAGNIFTIDENTGTVSVSGQIDYEKDRKYEVRVEAKDQGGLIGTSKVIVDVVDVNDNAPVINIMSFSSPVSENAPTGTTIAILNIKDADSDNNGKIRCSIDGKLPFKIESSLTNYYNLISDQHFDRESVSEYNITITATDLGSPPLTSSTKLHLKISDVNDNAPSFDKNSYTAYITENNSPGISIFAVSARDSDWNQNARISYLLEDTQVSGSPVSTYVSLNSETGVLSAVRSFDYEQIKQLQIVVKAQDGGSPPLSSNVTVKILIQDQNDNPPQVLYPVQTGGSLVAEMVPRSAXWGYLVTKVVAVDVDSGQNAWLSYKTAESHRQGAVEVGYRREIEISAKSLIKMXVKQRLTVIVEDNGQPSRSATVIVNVAGGGHFPEVLSEFTDLHTTRST; the protein is encoded by the exons ATGTTGTTACATGGTAGTGGCCAGATTCGTTATTCTATACCAGAGGAGATGAAGAAAGGCTCTGTTATTGGTAATGTAGCACAGGACCTTGGTTTGGATCTGAAAAGGCTCCGTTCTGGGCGGGCCCGTATCGTGACTGGAGAAAACATTCACTACACCGAGCTGAAGACAGACAAAGGGATTCTAGTCGTGAATGAGAGAATAGACCGGGAGCAGCTTTGTGGAGACGTAACGCCGTGTAGTTTCAGCTTTGAGGTGATTTTAGAAAACCCAATCGAATTGCACAGAGTAACGGTTGAGGTTTTGGACATCAATGATCATGCTCCCGTCTTcccaaataaagaaaaatctatCAGTTTTGAAATCAGTGAATCAGCTGCAGTTGGAGTGCAGTTTCCACTGCAGAGTGCAGAGGATCTGGATGTGGGGCAAAACGCGTTGCAAAATTATATGTTATCACCAAACgacaatttcattttaaagcaaCATGCAATTCCAGATGGAGGTAAATATTGTGAGATTGTGCTCCAAAGGTCTTTAGACAGAGAAAAACATCCcaatttgtctttttcattaatCGCAGTTGATGGAGGAACACCACAGCGATCTGGTACAGTAAATATAGATATCACTGTGTTAGATGCTAATGATAATATTCCTGTTTTTAATCAATCGGTGTATAAAGCATCTGTGATGGAAAACACAACGACAGGCACGAGCATCATTACAGTAAATGCTACAGACGCC GACAGTGGTTCAAATGGACTCATTACTTACAGTTTGTCTAACACGAAAGGAAGTGCGGGAAATATATTCACTATTGATGAAAACACAGGCACAGTTTCTGTGTCTGGTCAGATAGATtatgaaaaagacagaaaatatgAGGTGAGAGTCGAGGCAAAGGATCAGGGTGGCCTAATCGGAACAAGTAAAGTTATAGTTGATGTTGTTGATGTCAATGACAATGCACCAGTCATAAATATTATGTCATTTTCTAGTCCCGTGTCTGAGAATGCACCTACTGGTACAACAATTGCTATTTTGAACATAAAAGACGCAGATTCTGACAATAATGGGAAAATAAGATGTTCTATAGATGGCAAACTTCCCTTTAAGATAGAGTCATCTCTAACCAACTATTACAATTTGATCTCAGATCAACATTTTGATAGAGAATCTGTCTCAGAATATAATATAACGATAACAGCCACTGATTTAGGGTCTCCACCTCTTACCAGCTCCACAAAATTACATCTTAAAATATCTGACGTAAACGACAACGCACCATCATTTGATAAAAACAGCTATACTGCTTACATCACAGAGAATAATTCCCCTGGAATTTCTATATTTGCGGTCAGCGCGCGAGACTCTGATTGGAATCAAAACGCCAGAATCTCGTATCTTTTAGAGGACACCCAAGTCAGTGGTAGTCCAGTTTCTACTTATGTTTCCTTAAACTCTGAAACTGGAGTTCTTAGCGCGGTTAGGTCTTTTGATTATGAGCAAATTAAACAGCTTCAGATAGTAGTCAAAGCGCAGGATGGAGGCTCTCCTCCACTCAGTAGCAATGTGACTGTGAAAATACTGATCCAGGACCAGAACGACAACCCTCCTCAGGTTCTGTACCCAGTCCAGACTGGTGGCTCTCTGGTGGCTGAAATGGTTCCTCGTTCAG GATGGGGCTATCTGGTCACTAAAGTGGTGGCTGTTGATGTGGACTCTGGACAGAATGCCTGGCTCTCCTATAAAACTGCAGAAAGCCACAGACAGGGCGCTGTTGAAGTGGGCTACAGAAGGGAAATAGAAATATCCGCCAAGTCACTGATAAAGAT TGTGAAACAAAGACTGACTGTTATAGTGGAGGACAACGGGCAGCCCTCTCGTTCAGCTACAGTCATTGTTAACGTGGCGGGTGGCGGACACTTCCCTGAAGTGCTGTCTGAGTTCACTGACTTACACACGACAAGGAGTACATGA
- the LOC116697328 gene encoding protocadherin gamma-C3 has protein sequence MAFGIPPYSGCIKWRFGCGQNWKLLFFVIYLNHMVSGHIRYSIPEEMKKGSLIGNVAQDLGLDLKRLRSGRARIVDGDSTQYTELKTDKGILVVKERIDREQLCGDVTPCSFSFEVILENPMELHQITVEITDINDHSPTFKRNTIHFEISESANTDARFSLTSAEDPDVGVNGLREYVLTQNDYFVVKQNSNADGKKYAEMVLQKPLDRETNPNLSLKLIAVDGGTPQRSGTVNIDITVLDVNDNAPVFNQSVYKAAVMENSPRDTYVTTVNASDADFGSNSIATYYFSDLNSDLGNVFMIDKTTGIILIIGSVDYEXXXXYELRIDAKDQGGLTDSCKVIVDVTDVNDNYPTISVMSLLVLLSERFPFWYNYWHDKCKDLEY, from the coding sequence ATGGCATTTGGAATACCACCGTACTCCGGGTGCATAAAATGGCGCTTTGGCTGCGGACAGAATTGGAAGCTTCTGTTCTTTGTTATTTATCTTAACCACATGGTCAGCGGACATATCCGTTATTCAATCCCAGAGGAGATGAAGAAAGGCTCCCTAATCGGTAATGTAGCACAGGACCTTGGTTTGGATCTGAAAAGGCTTCGTTCTGGTCGGGCCCGTATCGTGGACGGAGACAGCACCCAGTATACTGAGCTGAAGACAGACAAAGGGATTCTAGTCGTGAAAGAGAGAATAGACCGGGAGCAGCTTTGTGGAGACGTGACGCCGTGTAGTTTCAGCTTCGAGGTGATTCTAGAAAACCCAATGGAGTTACATCAGATAACAGTTGAAATAACAGACATAAATGATCATTCGCCCACGTTCAAAAGAAATACTATACATTTTGAAATCAGCGAATCAGCTAATACTGACGCTCGATTTTCATTGACAAGTGCAGAAGACCCAGATGTTGGTGTCAATGGACTCAGAGAATATGTTTTGACCCAAAACGACTACTTTGTTGTGAAACAAAACTCAAATGCAGATGGGAAGAAATATGCAGAGATGGTGCTTCAGAAGCCATTAGACAGAGAGACGAATCCTAATCTATCTCTAAAGCTCATAGCTGTAGACGGTGGGACTCCGCAGAGATCTGGTACAGTAAACATAGATATCACTGTTCTTGATGTCAATGATAATGCGCCTGTTTTTAATCAGTCGGTGTACAAAGCTGCAGTAATGGAAAACTCTCCCAGAGATACTTACGTTACCACTGTTAATGCTAGTGACGCAGATTTCGGGTCAAATAGTATTGCAACGTATTATTTTTCAGATCTCAATAGTGATCTCGGAAATGTATTTATGATTGATAAAACAACTGGCATTATTTTGATTATAGGTTCTGTTGATTATGAAAANNNNNNNNNNTACGAACTTAGAATCGATGCAAAAGATCAGGGAGGTTTGACAGATTCATGTAAAGTCATAGTTGATGTAACTGATGTGAATGACAACTATCCAACTATAAGCGTCATGTCATTACTAGTCCTTTTGTCCGAAAGATTCCCCTTCTGGTACAACTATTGGCATGATAAATGTAAAGACCTGGAATATTGA